CACCTAGCAGGTTTCTTTCATTGTGGGAGACTATGCAGTTTAAAGACTTCACTGGCGACTAAAATATTTTCCTATAAATTAGACTTGCACACCAGTCACCCAGACCTATAATAAAGTCTCAAAATCCCAGAACAGACTACCATGAAAACCCAGTGGTGTTAAGAAAGCTGCCCAGCTTGGACTGTGTAAATGAAATTCCCTTGGAAGTTAGTCACTAGTGACAAGTTACTATACCAGCTTTATTTACCCAATTAAAGGAAGCCAGTAGGCGCTTCAAAAATTAAGACTAATTGTTGAAGGTGAAGTTACCCTGTAAAGAGCACTGTAGATTGCAAAATCAATGGAGACTACAAACTGTTTAAGAGATATCCTTTAAATGCTTAGGATATTGACTATAGTAAAAATAATGGCTTGATGATCTTCATGATTTGATGTTAGCGTGATTTGAGGACTGGAGATtgaagctggaaaaaaaaaaaaaaaatatatagaaagtgGCAACATCCAAAATGGACTTCCCAGCAAGACACTGGGATTCTCTATCTAGCCATCATTGGTCTTCAATGGAGGGAAAACTGGTTTTTATTTGTACCGAAGCACTTATTCGCATTCTTTGGGGTACATGAGCTAATTGTAAACATCACAAGCACAACGTGAGCTCAAGGAAGAGGGATGTGGACATGAGCAAAAGAGTTACCTCAAATTACCGGACTAATTCCACAACTGAACTAGCCAAGAGCAGCTTTCGTCAGGCTTCACAGGATGCACAACACTTGACTTCTCCAAGGACACTGTAGATTCTGTACTCTAGCAGAGGATTCTCAGGAGGCAACAGTATTGTAACCGACTAATATGGCATGTATAAAACCCAGCTAAACTAAAAAAATTGCTGTTGGTACATGGGTCAGCAGCAATGACATTGCAGATTTTTCTAATAAAAATCTGACCCAGATGAGATGTGCCTACATAACATATCTTAAGACAAACCTTGAAACGCAACCCATAAAAATGTATGCAGTACATGTTGGCAGTGAGCAGGTATGCTGCAAATATTGCATAGTGCCCATTTCATGTGGCCGACTAATAAGTCAGATCATAAGCTAGATTCAGCAGAAAGCCAAAACACTTAAAACTCAAACTATTTACACACATTGCCAGTACAAAGAAATACTGGAAATGTGAATTTGTCATTTGAGATTACTATTAAACAGTTGCACACATTGAGACCATCCATGTCAGTTTCATGGATATAGCCATTTGACAGACTACTGTTGCAAGAACATGAGAACCAGTTACCTCCCCACATTAACTTCCCAATGTTTCTTTACTGTGGACCAAGTATTTATGACATACCAGCCAAGCCACTGTCATAAATACTGTATCTGTTGATCAAGCAGTGCTCATTTCATAGGAACGCTCTAGATCAAGGCCTATAATTCCATGTATTTACAGAGTATGGTACATACACACTTTGTCTATTACAAAGTCTTAAAGCTATAAGAGCCATCATGTGCAGCAtgagtatttttgttttatagtcCGACAGTACCATTATAGCGCAAATGTGCTATTAGAAAATTATATTGAACTGTCCAGAACAACAAGGCATGATACCTACACTTAAAACAGCTACACTTTCCTGAAACACCCCATTTCTATCATCATATGCTGCTCCCATCAATCCCAGCATGTGCCAAGCCCAGCAACATCCATGTTGTGCAGAATGTAAATGTCAGGAGCATATTTCTTTTCAGACGGTCTTTTAATAGGCTTCGTGAAGCCAAAATGAAAGTAGAATACAAGAATTCCGAAACCACTTCAATACAATTTCAATTCTTCCAgtaaaaaaaggacaatataaacaaacatttttcaagaACTTCTTGTGACTGTTATTGGAGAGATTGGACAGGAGGTTCGCTTTAAGTATATCAAGGAGGTTTAGCCACTATTTACAGCGCACCCAGGCTCTGATCTACCTTGTTACACTAAAGGAATGTCTTcaaaataattaagaaaaaaaataaagcatgtgGGGCCTTATCCCCCTTGCACTATATACAGCAGCAACAGGTATATTAAATGCCATGTTGCAGCAAGAGATCAAGTCCAGCAGCAAACAGGTATGCATTACTGACAGCCACTATTCAATAGAAACCTGTTGCTGAAGGAGCCAATCCCCTCCAATGCACTCCACATAACTCAAGGGAAACTAAACTGATTTGCCTCTATGAAACAGCAATGACTGGAAAACATGCCGGTCATCACAAAAACagtaacattataaaataaaagtataccaaaaaataaaattaaaataaaagcgtGTCCCAGGTCAGACCCAGTAGGACAGCCGTTTCACACAAGTTAGAGGCAGCCAGGTATATGAAATGTTTATAAAAGTGAACACAAGTAGAAGTACTACATATTAACGATTCTGCGAAGCTCcaaaaatctttataaatacaGCCATTGGAAGGACGATCTTGAGTCAGGAAGGTATTTTACTCGTTGTGTGTAGCTGAGGACAAGAAGCAGGCATAGTTGTAAAGCACTTGCATATGGACAGATTCCAGCATCACCTCCCTTATACTAATTTAGACTTTGCCCCTTATCCCATTTAGGCCTACATTACAGCTTAGATTCTACACTTGTTTCTACAGAAACTAGATCAGAACAGAGGAAGGATGTACATGCATTATATGGGCCAGATTTTTCTGAAATTATAAGCCCTTGGAGTGATCACTTCAAATTCCAAACATGCTCCCATAACCTCACATCAAATTTGAGTGACCTACTTACCATAACTATCATAGCTGTCTCTGTATGAGCCTCCAGACCGATCTCCATATCCACCTTGACTCCTGCCACTAAAAACAGGAAATATTCAATAAGAACAGTTCTGCATAACTGCACCGACATTTAATATTTCTGCTTTGTTGAGCGGACAAGAGATCCAAGCATTATATATCGGATTAAAATTGAATCCAGCCTTAAGAGTTTGTTTGCATTATAGAATGCCTCATAATACATGCCGATATGCAATCCACATTCTTGCTCACCTTCCATAGTAGTCCCGGGATCCACCGCTACCGCCATAACCTCCACTCCTGTTATCAAAGCGGCTGCTTCCATATCCTCTGTCTCCACCACCTGTTTATAGTGCAATACAAATAACAAGGTTAATGTACAATCAAGTCACAGATTCAAGCCTAAAGAACTGCAAAAGCCCAAAAATCTAGAGACTGCTGTTTGAGACGTACTACTGTAGGACTTAAATTCCTTCATTAGCCTATGCATAGTTTgatactgcagtccccatagaacatGTATAACACATCGCTGCAAAACGTGCATTACTGCTGCCAATAAAGCccttaatattgcaacaaatattTAAGTCTTGTTTAAGCCAccaacattttcatttatttttttagagacATTACATACCACGTCCTCTGCCACCACGGAAGAATCCTCTTCCTCCAGATGAGCCTCCTCTGTAACCTCCCCTTCTGTCACCTGAGGATTTGCCAGCCTGATCCACGCGAATCTGACGTCCATCCACAGACTATAAAGACACAGAATTTATATAGCTAGTGCAAGCTGGTCACAATTACATCCCCTCCCCAGCATAAAACAGCATTACTATTCCAGTGGAAAAATGTTTTGCTTTCCCACTGACTACTAGGGTTGTAACAAGCCACTTTACCATTTGTTTCCACAAATTTTGATGTGATAATGCAACAGTAATGATTTCAGCATTGCAATTACCAAGTAAAATGCTACAGCAGAGTCAAACATCAATATTAGACAATTG
The Mixophyes fleayi isolate aMixFle1 chromosome 1, aMixFle1.hap1, whole genome shotgun sequence DNA segment above includes these coding regions:
- the CIRBP gene encoding cold-inducible RNA-binding protein isoform X1, whose product is MSSDEGKLFIGGLSFDTNEGNLEEVFGKYGTISEVVVVKDRETKRSRGFGFVTFESPDDAKDAMQAMNGKSVDGRQIRVDQAGKSSGDRRGGYRGGSSGGRGFFRGGRGRGGGDRGYGSSRFDNRSGGYGGSGGSRDYYGSGRSQGGYGDRSGGSYRDSYDSYATHNE
- the CIRBP gene encoding cold-inducible RNA-binding protein isoform X2 yields the protein MSSDEGKLFIGGLSFDTNEGNLEEVFGKYGTISEVVVVKDRETKRSRGFGFVTFESPDDAKDAMQAMNGKSVDGRQIRVDQAGKSSGDRRGGYRGGSSGGRGFFRGGRGRGGGDRGYGSSRFDNRSGGYGGSGGSRDYYGSGRSQGGYGDRSGGSYRDSYDSYG